In Marinicauda algicola, one DNA window encodes the following:
- a CDS encoding DUF6491 family protein translates to MTAMIKSGLFAAAAVLLGAPGALAQETCEITGYTVLDHQHLVLQSGNAHWLATTSTRCAGLEFGAEIAFGEYDGTCPPAPEYITPPDGWRCAIDTIEPVDSVEHARELVQARTISGEMEAGEGELEDPNRD, encoded by the coding sequence ATGACCGCCATGATCAAATCCGGATTGTTCGCAGCCGCCGCCGTTCTCCTTGGCGCACCCGGCGCCCTTGCACAGGAGACGTGCGAGATCACCGGCTACACCGTTCTCGACCACCAGCATCTGGTCCTGCAGAGTGGCAACGCGCACTGGCTCGCGACGACGAGCACGCGATGTGCGGGCCTCGAATTCGGCGCCGAGATCGCGTTCGGAGAGTATGACGGGACCTGTCCGCCTGCCCCCGAATACATCACACCGCCGGACGGCTGGCGGTGTGCAATCGACACCATCGAGCCGGTCGACAGCGTCGAGCATGCCCGCGAACTCGTCCAGGCACGCACCATCAGCGGGGAGATGGAGGCCGGCGAAGGCGAGTTGGAAGACCCGAACCGCGACTAG
- a CDS encoding NAD(P)/FAD-dependent oxidoreductase — MPRPVPGRVAVIGAGASGLACAFALLRRKVEVVVFESGRAGGGALAASGGMLAAGFETAFEARDPERFASLALHAAELWPGWAADIEAASGRELGYRRRGSITPAFTRAELAHLDAAQAHAAAQGIVLRRLDARGAAAAEPGLAPCLGALEFPGDGGVDNRALGPALAEAIVRLGGTVREDCAVERVAAGSDGVTLGLAEGAPVRFDAVIVATGSMLPAGLEPLRPLLRPVKGQMIAFDLEGVAPPIRIVRALSVYLAAKPGGRLVAGATSEPGVDTLSTEPAVVERLAALARAVFPGLAGRPVAERWAGIRPAMPDGLPILGPGPLPGVHLALGGYRNGVLLAPAMGEALAGSILSGRLPETVSVFGVQRFGLDG; from the coding sequence ATGCCTCGCCCGGTTCCGGGCCGCGTCGCCGTGATCGGGGCCGGTGCATCCGGTCTTGCCTGTGCGTTCGCGCTTCTCAGGCGGAAGGTCGAGGTGGTGGTCTTCGAGTCCGGCCGGGCAGGGGGTGGGGCGCTCGCGGCGTCGGGCGGGATGCTGGCGGCCGGCTTCGAGACCGCGTTCGAGGCGCGCGACCCGGAACGTTTCGCCTCGCTCGCCCTGCACGCCGCCGAGCTCTGGCCGGGCTGGGCGGCGGACATCGAGGCGGCGAGCGGACGCGAACTCGGCTACCGGCGCCGCGGCTCGATCACGCCGGCCTTCACCCGGGCGGAGCTCGCCCATCTCGATGCGGCGCAGGCGCACGCCGCCGCGCAGGGCATCGTGCTGCGCCGGCTGGATGCCAGGGGTGCCGCGGCGGCCGAGCCCGGCCTCGCCCCCTGTCTCGGCGCCCTCGAATTCCCCGGCGACGGCGGTGTGGACAACCGCGCGCTCGGCCCGGCGCTCGCCGAGGCGATCGTGCGCCTGGGCGGCACGGTGCGCGAGGACTGTGCGGTCGAACGCGTCGCGGCCGGGTCCGATGGCGTCACGCTGGGGCTCGCCGAGGGGGCGCCGGTGCGCTTCGATGCGGTGATCGTCGCAACCGGCAGCATGCTGCCTGCGGGGCTCGAACCGCTGCGCCCGCTCCTGCGCCCGGTCAAGGGTCAGATGATCGCCTTCGATCTCGAGGGGGTGGCGCCGCCGATCCGCATCGTGCGGGCACTCTCGGTGTATCTCGCGGCCAAGCCGGGCGGACGCCTCGTCGCCGGAGCCACGAGCGAGCCGGGCGTCGATACGCTGTCAACCGAGCCGGCGGTCGTCGAACGCCTGGCCGCGCTCGCTCGCGCGGTCTTTCCCGGTCTTGCGGGGCGGCCGGTGGCGGAGCGCTGGGCCGGCATCCGGCCGGCGATGCCCGACGGGCTGCCGATCCTCGGCCCGGGGCCGTTGCCGGGCGTGCATCTTGCACTCGGCGGCTATCGTAACGGCGTGCTGCTCGCGCCTGCCATGGGGGAGGCGCTTGCCGGAAGCATCCTCTCGGGCCGGCTTCCCGAAACGGTCTCCGTCTTCGGCGTGCAACGTTTCGGTCTCGACGGTTAA
- a CDS encoding DUF2336 domain-containing protein, whose amino-acid sequence MSVQGLRARLTREDIQRLTDAADPEGRAMATRKLCTRIALDGFGDADRAAGEAVLALLAEDAAEIVRRALAVTLQRSPHLPAPVARRLIADIDTIAIPIISGSPVLTDEELIEIVRTAPEARQCAVASRANVSREVVREIVTHAGARAVATAAANDGAKFDAGSYALTFQRFEDAPEVLERFVERSRLPLEVTEKLIARISDEALQRLVSRHALPPQLAVELAEGARERATVDLVEQAGLSPEPRRFVQQLQLNGRLTPSLILRALFRGHVAFFEHAVAELAGIDHAKAWLLIHDAGPLGLEAVFQRTGLPARILPAVRAAISAYHSIEIGGDGPSDLVRFRKTLTERIFTQFQGAPEGDLAYCLDRLDVDIEQLDHPVRAAS is encoded by the coding sequence ATGAGCGTTCAAGGCCTTCGTGCCCGGTTGACCCGGGAAGACATTCAGCGCCTGACCGACGCCGCCGACCCGGAAGGGCGCGCGATGGCGACGCGCAAGCTGTGCACGCGAATCGCGCTGGACGGCTTCGGCGACGCGGATCGCGCGGCGGGCGAGGCGGTGCTGGCTCTCCTGGCCGAGGATGCCGCCGAGATCGTGCGGCGCGCCCTCGCGGTCACGTTGCAGCGCTCGCCCCATCTGCCGGCTCCGGTCGCCAGACGCCTCATTGCCGACATCGACACCATTGCGATCCCGATCATATCCGGCTCTCCGGTGCTCACCGACGAGGAATTGATCGAGATCGTGCGTACCGCACCCGAGGCGCGCCAGTGCGCCGTCGCGTCCCGGGCGAACGTCTCGCGCGAGGTCGTGCGCGAGATCGTGACCCACGCTGGCGCGAGGGCAGTCGCGACCGCCGCGGCCAATGACGGCGCGAAGTTCGATGCCGGGTCCTACGCGCTCACCTTCCAGCGCTTCGAGGACGCCCCCGAGGTCCTGGAGCGCTTCGTGGAACGCTCGCGCCTGCCGCTCGAGGTGACCGAGAAGCTGATCGCCAGGATTTCCGATGAGGCCCTGCAGCGCCTGGTCTCGCGCCACGCCCTGCCGCCCCAGCTCGCGGTGGAACTTGCCGAGGGCGCGCGCGAACGCGCGACCGTCGATCTCGTCGAGCAGGCGGGCCTCTCGCCCGAGCCGCGCCGCTTCGTTCAGCAGCTCCAGCTCAACGGGCGCCTGACCCCGTCACTGATTTTGCGCGCCCTGTTCCGCGGGCATGTCGCATTCTTCGAGCACGCCGTGGCGGAGCTTGCCGGAATCGATCACGCCAAGGCCTGGCTTCTCATCCACGATGCCGGGCCGCTGGGCCTGGAGGCGGTGTTCCAGCGCACCGGCCTTCCCGCGCGCATTCTGCCGGCGGTGAGGGCGGCGATATCGGCCTATCATTCCATCGAGATCGGGGGCGACGGGCCATCCGATCTCGTGCGTTTCCGCAAGACGCTGACGGAACGGATCTTCACCCAGTTCCAGGGGGCGCCCGAAGGCGATCTCGCCTATTGCCTCGACCGTCTCGACGTGGATATCGAGCAGCTCGACCACCCGGTGCGCGCGGCCTCCTGA
- a CDS encoding Hpt domain-containing protein, whose product MSQREKPIEIINPPNMLRVKVGGRIPAADPDAIARAEKALDQLSVEFGAWLGQEVEKLEAALGRTKAEGLEGEAGDALFTVAHDLRGLGSTYQFPLVTRIAASLARLIETPEKRAAIPLSLAEAHVHSIRAALNQNIRTDDDAVGRQLAEELETRVVALVGEPT is encoded by the coding sequence ATGAGCCAGCGCGAGAAACCCATCGAGATCATCAACCCGCCCAACATGCTGCGCGTGAAGGTCGGGGGCCGGATTCCGGCGGCCGATCCCGACGCGATTGCACGGGCGGAGAAGGCGCTGGACCAACTCTCCGTCGAATTCGGCGCGTGGCTCGGCCAGGAGGTCGAGAAGCTCGAGGCCGCGCTGGGACGCACCAAGGCGGAGGGCCTCGAGGGAGAGGCAGGCGACGCCCTGTTCACGGTCGCGCACGACCTGCGCGGGCTGGGCTCGACCTATCAGTTCCCGCTGGTTACCCGGATCGCCGCCTCGCTCGCGCGCCTGATCGAGACGCCGGAGAAGCGCGCGGCAATCCCGCTCTCGCTCGCCGAGGCCCATGTCCATTCCATCCGGGCGGCCTTGAACCAGAACATCCGTACCGACGACGACGCGGTCGGCCGTCAGCTCGCCGAGGAACTCGAGACGCGCGTCGTCGCCCTCGTCGGTGAACCGACCTGA
- a CDS encoding response regulator, whose amino-acid sequence MADEVDTSMAFKRLNILVVDDNAAMRGLVRTVLTAFGCEMIFEASTAQHCVEVLRAKAIDIIVLDWKMKPVDGISLVKLLRNPNKSPNPYVPIIMLTAYAELSKVREARDAGVTEFMAKPFSADALYRRIQSIVNRPRPFVRTKVFFGPDRRRLAKPDYEGPERRDDEVQSA is encoded by the coding sequence GTGGCAGACGAAGTCGACACCTCGATGGCCTTCAAGCGCCTCAATATCCTCGTCGTCGACGACAATGCGGCGATGCGCGGGCTCGTGCGTACCGTGCTGACGGCGTTCGGATGCGAGATGATTTTCGAGGCCAGCACCGCCCAGCACTGCGTCGAAGTCCTGCGTGCGAAAGCCATCGACATCATCGTGCTCGACTGGAAGATGAAGCCGGTCGACGGCATCAGCCTCGTCAAGCTGCTGCGAAATCCGAACAAGAGCCCGAACCCGTACGTGCCGATCATAATGCTGACAGCCTATGCCGAGCTGTCCAAGGTGCGCGAAGCGCGCGATGCCGGGGTGACCGAATTCATGGCCAAGCCCTTCTCCGCCGACGCGCTCTACCGCCGCATCCAGTCCATCGTGAACCGGCCGCGCCCCTTCGTGCGGACGAAAGTATTTTTCGGCCCGGACCGGCGTCGGCTAGCCAAGCCGGACTACGAGGGGCCCGAACGCCGCGACGACGAAGTCCAATCCGCCTGA
- a CDS encoding NAD kinase gives MKIAFHAGTREDARSAKQALADRHGEVALDEAEVLVALGGDGVMLDALHKVMGRDDIRVYGINFGSVGFLMNEPSDTDLIERLERAEQADIHPLRAVGERVNGERFEVLAINEVSLLRETRQTAKIRISIDGTVRMEELSADGALVATPAGSTAYNFSAHGPILPLDAQLLALTPISAFRPRRWRGALLPHDSVVEFEVLEPEKRPVSAVADNKEFREARRVTVSEAGDITLHMLFDEGRALEERILVEQFST, from the coding sequence ATGAAGATCGCCTTTCACGCCGGCACGCGCGAGGATGCGCGCTCGGCCAAGCAGGCCCTCGCCGACAGGCACGGCGAGGTCGCGCTGGACGAGGCCGAGGTGCTGGTCGCGCTCGGCGGGGACGGCGTGATGCTCGACGCCCTGCACAAGGTCATGGGGCGCGACGACATCCGCGTCTACGGCATCAATTTCGGTTCGGTCGGCTTCCTGATGAACGAACCTTCGGACACCGATCTCATCGAACGTCTCGAGCGCGCCGAGCAGGCCGACATCCATCCGCTTCGCGCGGTCGGCGAACGGGTCAACGGGGAACGCTTCGAGGTGCTGGCCATCAACGAGGTGTCGCTGCTGCGCGAGACGCGCCAGACCGCGAAGATCCGCATCTCCATCGACGGCACGGTGCGCATGGAGGAGCTGTCCGCGGACGGCGCGCTGGTGGCCACGCCGGCCGGCTCGACCGCGTACAATTTCTCCGCCCACGGGCCGATCCTGCCGCTCGACGCGCAGCTGCTCGCCCTAACCCCGATCAGCGCCTTCCGCCCGCGCCGCTGGCGCGGAGCCCTGCTGCCCCACGATTCTGTCGTGGAGTTCGAGGTGCTCGAACCGGAGAAACGCCCGGTCTCGGCGGTCGCGGACAACAAGGAGTTCCGCGAGGCGCGCCGCGTGACGGTCTCGGAGGCCGGCGACATCACCCTGCACATGCTGTTCGACGAGGGCCGGGCGCTGGAGGAGCGCATCCTGGTCGAGCAATTCTCCACCTGA
- a CDS encoding DUF2336 domain-containing protein, with protein MAAPAFPAEADARIRRRGELALMLTSACVKAPPSWRVADEVDECLLDLARSAEARVRLAIANRLADCPWAPPGVVRFLAGDELEIAEPILTRCLALEEEDLIALARLDGARRLMIASRLRVSEAVVAALAAFRESEVLDRLARNDGARLGEASAADFAAVAKGERELQIALAARDDLTAGFARALMAVAAQTVAQVLARRFPTLERRAVDEAAAGALADAAASDPEAEAARLVARLEASGRLDAAFVLRSLAGAPGPVFDHAMARLCAMPVGLWRRALGAAPVRACALACRTIGAQDRSVAPMVRTLTRQGRIHAVDDSDLARAASAVFADYDAAAAGGALHALGGGASIAA; from the coding sequence ATGGCTGCGCCTGCCTTTCCTGCCGAAGCTGACGCGCGCATCCGCCGGCGCGGCGAGCTCGCGCTGATGCTGACATCGGCATGCGTGAAGGCGCCGCCGTCCTGGCGGGTCGCCGACGAGGTCGACGAGTGCCTGCTGGACCTCGCCCGCTCGGCCGAGGCGCGGGTGCGCCTGGCGATCGCGAACCGGCTGGCCGACTGCCCCTGGGCACCGCCCGGCGTGGTGCGGTTTCTCGCAGGCGACGAGCTCGAGATCGCCGAGCCCATCCTCACGCGCTGCCTCGCGCTCGAGGAGGAGGACCTGATCGCCCTGGCCCGGCTCGACGGCGCTCGCCGGTTGATGATCGCCTCGCGCCTGCGTGTCAGCGAGGCCGTGGTGGCCGCCCTCGCCGCTTTCCGCGAGAGCGAGGTTCTAGACCGGCTCGCGCGCAATGACGGTGCCCGGCTCGGCGAGGCGAGCGCGGCCGATTTCGCCGCCGTGGCGAAGGGCGAACGCGAGCTGCAGATCGCCCTCGCCGCGCGCGACGATCTCACCGCGGGCTTTGCGCGCGCGCTGATGGCAGTCGCGGCGCAAACCGTGGCGCAAGTCCTGGCCCGCCGCTTCCCGACGCTCGAGCGGCGCGCCGTGGACGAGGCAGCTGCAGGCGCACTGGCCGATGCCGCCGCGAGCGATCCCGAGGCCGAGGCGGCCCGGCTCGTGGCACGGCTGGAAGCCTCCGGCCGGCTCGACGCGGCCTTCGTGCTGCGCAGCCTCGCCGGTGCGCCCGGACCGGTCTTCGACCACGCCATGGCCCGGCTGTGCGCCATGCCCGTCGGGCTGTGGCGCCGGGCGCTCGGGGCCGCGCCGGTCCGCGCCTGCGCACTGGCCTGCCGCACGATCGGAGCGCAGGACCGAAGCGTCGCGCCGATGGTGCGCACCCTGACCCGCCAGGGCCGCATCCATGCCGTGGACGACAGCGATCTCGCGCGCGCCGCATCCGCGGTTTTCGCCGATTACGACGCCGCGGCCGCAGGTGGCGCCTTGCACGCGCTCGGCGGCGGGGCTTCAATCGCCGCCTGA
- a CDS encoding class II aldolase/adducin family protein, translating into MDDRANVSVKDQVSEAEWKARCDLAALYRLAFMHGWDDLFFTHISMRIPGEPEHFLLNPFGLLFEDVTASNLVKVDEEGNVLPPSQYGINPAGFTIHSAVHAARPDVHVVMHLHTDQGVAVSAQKRGLLPISQLAMNVMKDVVYHGYEGIALDEEEKSRLVDDLGEHNLLILRNHGTLTCGDHPFSAYTRMYLLERACKVQTLAQSGGAELIEWDTKMQERVYAQGEQAFTNDLFKEIGWAAIRGRVDRQSPGYDR; encoded by the coding sequence ATGGACGACCGCGCAAACGTATCCGTGAAGGACCAGGTTTCGGAAGCGGAGTGGAAGGCGCGCTGCGACCTCGCCGCGCTCTACCGGCTGGCCTTCATGCACGGCTGGGACGATCTTTTCTTCACCCACATCTCGATGCGCATTCCCGGCGAGCCGGAGCATTTCCTGCTCAATCCGTTCGGGCTGCTGTTCGAGGACGTCACCGCTTCGAACCTCGTCAAGGTCGACGAGGAGGGCAATGTGCTGCCCCCGAGCCAGTACGGCATCAACCCGGCCGGTTTCACGATCCACTCTGCCGTCCACGCTGCACGGCCGGATGTTCACGTGGTGATGCACCTGCACACCGACCAGGGCGTCGCTGTCAGCGCCCAGAAGCGCGGCCTTCTGCCGATCTCCCAGCTCGCGATGAACGTGATGAAGGACGTGGTCTATCACGGCTATGAGGGCATCGCGCTCGACGAGGAGGAGAAGTCCCGCCTCGTCGACGATCTGGGCGAACACAATCTCCTGATCCTGCGCAATCACGGCACGCTGACCTGCGGCGACCATCCCTTCAGCGCCTATACGCGCATGTATCTGCTCGAGCGGGCCTGCAAGGTGCAGACGCTCGCCCAGTCCGGCGGAGCCGAACTCATCGAGTGGGACACGAAGATGCAGGAGCGCGTCTATGCGCAGGGCGAGCAGGCCTTCACCAACGACCTGTTCAAGGAGATCGGCTGGGCCGCCATCCGGGGCCGGGTGGACCGCCAGAGCCCGGGATACGACCGCTGA
- a CDS encoding efflux RND transporter periplasmic adaptor subunit — MQRAAFLIAVLAVFAFMALAVGLRALFSGDEAEQGWGGRAVPVAVYAVETREFADVVEALGTAGANESVTVTAKVSDTIARINFDSGEAVEAGQILVELSAAEEAAGLSEARATLRETEREIARIRDLTERGVAPQSRLDEALAALERARARVEAIEARVADRIIRAPFAGTVGLREVSPGELVRPGDPIARLDDTRIIKLDFTVPERFLSVLEAGMQVEAATSAFPDAVFRGEITQIDSRVDPVTRAVTVRAEIDNRDGRLRPGQLMTVEVRRDVRESPAVPGSALLRYGDDVYVFVVREGERGSRAIQREVELGRQSGDLLEVRAGLAPGEPVVAEGIHRVRDGAPVMIAERLNASAAEGEGGGGERGAEVRARAGTQTAGGRE, encoded by the coding sequence ATGCAGCGCGCCGCCTTCCTCATCGCCGTCCTCGCGGTATTCGCCTTCATGGCGCTCGCGGTCGGGCTACGCGCCCTGTTTTCCGGCGATGAGGCCGAACAGGGTTGGGGCGGACGGGCCGTGCCTGTTGCAGTCTATGCGGTTGAGACGCGCGAATTCGCCGACGTGGTCGAGGCGCTCGGCACGGCCGGCGCGAACGAGAGCGTCACGGTCACCGCCAAGGTTTCCGACACGATCGCGCGGATCAATTTCGATTCCGGCGAAGCGGTCGAGGCCGGCCAGATCCTCGTCGAACTCTCCGCGGCCGAGGAAGCTGCGGGCCTGTCCGAAGCGCGGGCCACGCTGCGCGAGACCGAACGCGAGATTGCCCGCATCCGCGATCTCACCGAACGCGGCGTGGCGCCGCAATCGCGCCTGGACGAGGCGCTCGCAGCGCTAGAACGGGCGAGAGCGCGGGTCGAGGCAATCGAGGCGCGCGTGGCCGACCGCATCATCCGGGCGCCCTTCGCCGGCACGGTCGGCCTGCGCGAGGTAAGCCCGGGCGAACTGGTTCGCCCCGGCGATCCGATCGCGCGGCTCGACGACACGCGGATCATCAAGCTCGACTTCACCGTACCCGAGCGCTTCCTGTCCGTGCTCGAGGCGGGGATGCAGGTCGAGGCGGCAACGAGCGCCTTCCCCGACGCCGTGTTCCGGGGGGAGATCACCCAGATCGACAGCCGCGTCGATCCGGTCACTCGCGCCGTCACCGTGCGCGCGGAAATCGACAATCGCGACGGCCGGCTGCGCCCCGGCCAGCTGATGACCGTGGAGGTGCGCCGCGACGTGCGCGAGTCTCCCGCGGTCCCCGGTTCGGCGCTGCTGCGCTACGGGGACGATGTCTACGTCTTCGTGGTCCGCGAGGGCGAACGCGGCAGCCGCGCGATCCAGCGCGAGGTCGAGCTCGGGCGCCAGTCCGGCGACCTGCTCGAGGTTCGCGCCGGCCTCGCTCCCGGCGAACCCGTGGTCGCCGAGGGCATTCACCGGGTCCGGGACGGCGCACCGGTCATGATCGCCGAACGCCTCAATGCCTCTGCGGCGGAAGGCGAGGGAGGCGGAGGCGAGCGCGGCGCAGAGGTGAGAGCGCGCGCAGGTACGCAGACGGCGGGAGGCCGGGAATGA
- a CDS encoding efflux RND transporter permease subunit, with translation MTLSDVAVRRPVLAFVISALIVVFGILGLRSLPLRELPDVDRPVVSVSAEYPGADAETVENQVTRVIEDRLSGIDGIETVTSSSRQGGSRITVTFTLDRDIEAAANDVRDAVSRTRDQLPPDVEQIEVQKQDSDARPFLWYNLLSDRMTSEELSDYAERYLVDPFSVIDGVAQVRIGGQRRYAMRLWLDPQAMAARGITVSDIDTALRTQNVELPGGSVETSDTQIVVRVERLFSAPEAFERMPIRAARDGHVVRLGEVADVELAAEEPRTLFRGNEQNMVGLGFVRQSQSNAVEVADLIHAEAERLRPGLPEGMQLISASDDTVFIEESIKEVWRTLAIAATLVVLVIYLFLGSFRAAIIPAAVVPVCLIGTFAILAAFGFSINILTLLALVLSIGLVVDDSIVVLENIQRRVDMGEPPALASLRGGRQVFFAVVATTATLVAVFVPLIFLPGFIGRIFTELAVTISGAVILSSFVALTLSPMMGSKLLRPTAEARGPARWVEAAVTRARRSYRESLEIALKAPWAIVPVLLIALAGSAFLFLRLPGELTPPEDRGSFFGFFAGPEGASFDYMARQSLEVEDVMMDYVEAGELRRVLIVSPGWGGGGFNSGVLIGTMVDWSERRDGEEIVSEINARLGQLTGVRAFASMRSSLTGGGGGDDIQFVIQGSEYEAINAEAELLIEAISTQNPNLMRARKDYEPTSPRLLVDIDLERAAALGVNVADIGRTLQSHLGSRRVGQFIERGEAYNVLMENRREERASQADLEALYVRGIDNQLIPLSNLVTLREVGEASERNRVNRQRAIAVSATLAEGYTLGEAVEWLDTWARANLPRDMSTEYLGGAKEYLDASNAIFFAFAMALLIVFLVLAAQFESLIQPLVIMLTVPLAVAGGLFGLYMAGSSLNIFSQIGLVILIGLAAKNGILIVEFANQLREQGRDLLTATLDAAETRFRPILMTGISTAIGAFPLVVASGPGAESRITIGVVIFTGVMVATLFTLFVIPAAYAVLGRYTKTPNWVSRKLEKEAEAVGGGAVETPAE, from the coding sequence ATGACCCTCTCCGACGTCGCCGTCCGCCGGCCGGTCCTCGCCTTCGTCATCAGCGCGCTGATCGTCGTGTTCGGCATTCTCGGCCTGCGGTCCCTGCCGCTGCGCGAGCTGCCCGATGTCGACCGGCCCGTGGTCTCGGTGTCAGCGGAATATCCGGGCGCCGATGCCGAGACGGTGGAAAACCAGGTCACGCGCGTGATCGAGGACCGGCTGTCCGGGATCGACGGGATCGAGACCGTCACCTCCTCCTCGCGCCAGGGCGGGTCGCGCATTACCGTCACCTTCACCCTCGACCGCGACATCGAGGCCGCGGCGAACGACGTGCGCGACGCGGTCAGCCGCACGCGCGACCAGCTGCCGCCCGACGTGGAGCAGATCGAGGTCCAGAAGCAGGACAGCGATGCGCGCCCCTTCCTCTGGTACAACCTGCTCTCCGACCGGATGACCTCGGAGGAGCTGTCCGACTATGCCGAGCGCTATCTGGTCGATCCCTTCTCGGTGATCGACGGTGTCGCGCAGGTGCGCATCGGCGGCCAGCGCCGCTACGCCATGCGCCTCTGGCTCGATCCCCAGGCCATGGCGGCGCGCGGCATCACCGTCTCCGATATCGACACCGCCCTGCGCACCCAGAACGTGGAGCTGCCCGGCGGCTCCGTAGAGACGTCCGACACCCAGATCGTGGTGCGCGTCGAGCGCCTGTTCTCCGCTCCCGAAGCGTTCGAGCGCATGCCGATCCGGGCCGCGCGCGACGGACACGTGGTGCGCCTGGGCGAGGTCGCCGATGTCGAGCTCGCCGCGGAGGAGCCGCGCACCCTGTTTCGCGGCAACGAGCAGAACATGGTCGGGCTCGGCTTCGTGCGGCAGAGCCAGTCGAATGCCGTGGAAGTCGCCGACCTGATCCACGCCGAGGCCGAGCGCCTGCGCCCGGGGCTTCCCGAGGGCATGCAGCTCATCTCCGCCTCCGACGACACCGTGTTCATCGAGGAATCGATCAAGGAGGTCTGGCGTACGCTCGCCATCGCCGCGACGCTCGTCGTGCTCGTGATCTACCTCTTCCTGGGAAGCTTTCGCGCGGCGATCATCCCGGCCGCGGTGGTGCCGGTCTGCCTGATCGGCACGTTCGCGATCTTGGCCGCGTTCGGCTTCTCGATCAACATCCTGACATTGCTGGCTCTGGTGCTCTCGATCGGCCTCGTGGTCGATGATTCCATCGTCGTGCTGGAGAACATCCAGCGCCGGGTGGACATGGGCGAGCCGCCCGCGCTGGCGAGCCTGCGCGGCGGGCGCCAGGTCTTCTTCGCCGTGGTGGCCACGACTGCCACCCTCGTCGCGGTCTTCGTGCCGCTGATCTTCCTGCCGGGATTCATCGGCCGGATCTTCACCGAACTGGCCGTCACCATCTCCGGGGCGGTGATCCTCTCGAGCTTCGTCGCGCTCACCCTGTCGCCGATGATGGGCTCGAAACTCCTGCGACCCACGGCCGAGGCCAGGGGTCCCGCGCGCTGGGTGGAGGCGGCCGTGACCCGGGCGCGCCGCAGCTACCGCGAGAGCCTCGAGATCGCCCTGAAGGCGCCCTGGGCGATCGTGCCGGTCCTCCTGATCGCGCTCGCCGGCTCGGCCTTCCTCTTCCTGCGCCTGCCCGGCGAACTCACTCCGCCGGAGGATCGCGGCAGCTTCTTCGGCTTCTTCGCCGGACCGGAAGGGGCAAGCTTCGACTACATGGCCCGCCAGTCGCTCGAGGTCGAGGACGTGATGATGGACTATGTCGAGGCGGGCGAGTTGCGGCGCGTCCTCATCGTCTCGCCGGGCTGGGGCGGGGGCGGCTTCAATTCCGGCGTGCTGATCGGCACGATGGTCGACTGGAGCGAGCGCCGCGACGGCGAGGAGATCGTCAGCGAGATCAATGCCCGGCTCGGCCAGCTCACCGGCGTGCGCGCCTTCGCCTCCATGCGCTCCTCGCTGACCGGCGGGGGCGGGGGCGACGACATACAGTTCGTCATTCAGGGCAGCGAGTACGAGGCGATCAATGCCGAGGCCGAGCTCCTCATCGAGGCGATCTCGACGCAGAACCCCAATCTCATGCGCGCGCGCAAGGACTACGAGCCGACGAGCCCGCGCCTGCTCGTGGACATCGATCTCGAACGTGCCGCGGCGCTCGGCGTGAACGTCGCCGATATCGGGCGCACGCTGCAGTCCCATCTCGGCTCGCGCCGCGTCGGCCAGTTCATCGAACGGGGCGAGGCCTATAACGTGCTGATGGAGAACCGGCGCGAGGAGCGGGCGAGCCAGGCCGATCTCGAGGCGCTTTACGTGCGTGGGATCGACAATCAGCTCATCCCGCTGTCCAATCTCGTCACCCTGCGCGAGGTCGGCGAGGCGTCGGAACGCAACCGCGTCAACCGCCAGCGCGCGATCGCCGTGTCCGCGACGCTCGCCGAGGGCTACACGCTCGGCGAGGCGGTCGAGTGGCTCGACACGTGGGCGCGGGCCAACCTGCCGCGCGACATGAGCACCGAATATCTCGGCGGCGCGAAGGAATATCTCGACGCCTCGAACGCGATCTTCTTCGCCTTCGCCATGGCGCTGCTCATCGTCTTCCTGGTGCTGGCGGCGCAGTTCGAGAGCCTGATCCAGCCCCTGGTGATCATGCTGACCGTGCCGCTCGCTGTGGCGGGCGGGCTGTTCGGGCTCTACATGGCCGGATCGAGCCTCAACATCTTCTCCCAGATCGGCCTCGTCATCCTCATCGGCCTCGCGGCGAAGAACGGTATCCTGATCGTGGAATTCGCCAACCAGCTGCGCGAACAGGGCCGCGACCTGCTCACCGCGACGCTGGACGCGGCCGAGACGCGCTTCCGCCCGATCCTGATGACCGGCATCTCCACTGCGATCGGGGCATTCCCGCTGGTCGTCGCCTCGGGGCCCGGCGCGGAGAGCCGGATCACGATCGGGGTGGTGATCTTCACGGGCGTGATGGTCGCCACGCTCTTCACCCTGTTCGTTATCCCGGCCGCCTATGCCGTGCTCGGGCGCTACACCAAGACCCCGAACTGGGTGAGCCGCAAGCTCGAGAAAGAGGCGGAGGCCGTTGGCGGCGGTGCGGTCGAGACCCCGGCGGAGTGA